The following are encoded together in the Osmerus eperlanus chromosome 18, fOsmEpe2.1, whole genome shotgun sequence genome:
- the tcf7l1a gene encoding transcription factor 7-like 1-A has product MPQLNGGGGDDLGANDELISFKDEGEQEEKISENVSAERDLDDVKSSLVNESENNSSSSDSEADRRPRPRPDLESYVRQREFFAEALRRQQDGGLFKPSPYAGYPFLMIPDLANLSNLGNPYLTNGALSPGARTYLQMQWPLLDVPGSAALKDPRSPTPTHMSNKVPVVQHPHMSHMSPLLSYSPDPFPPRTPPPHLSPDTAGISRTPHPAELSPYYPLSPGSMAQIPHHLGWLQGQSMYSLPGGSFRPSYPAALAMNASMSSLVSSRFSPHLVPPPQSSIPHPAIVTTAIKQEPRDGNQHGKSVSPAQKEKEEEKRPHIKKPLNAFMLYMKEQRAKVVSECTLKESAAINQILGRRWHSLSREEQAKYYDLARKERQLHSQLYPGWSARDNYGKRKKRKRDNKCDSALPDDPTEHFSPQPKKSCVSFGSQEKQSASHAHPHLTHTHLSQASPASSLDSPATPTTALASPAAPAPTHTEHTHAPSHGEHVHAEQVQPLSLTTKPHRPHRDVHLQPQSHAQSHALRAGKPSGHTSSSPSSSHPSYSPQIGSSSSSSSKTPPLLSRPFAFPPALAPPPSSLHQSVLSSQRALTQSQPLSLVTRTNH; this is encoded by the exons ATGCCGCAGTTGAacggtggaggaggggatgactTGGGAGCAAACGACGAGTTGATATCTTTCAAAGACgaaggggagcaggaggagaagatcTCGGAAAATGTTTCTGCCGAACGGGATCTAGACGACGTCAAGTCCTCTCTGGTCAACGAATCCGAAAACAACAGCAGTTCCTCCGACTCCGAG GCTGACAGACGTCCCCGGCCCAGACCAGACTTGGAAAGTTATGTCCGACAGAGAGAGTTCTTTGCCGAAG CCTTGAGGAGACAGCAGGATGGAGGATTGTTCAAGCCTTCACCATATGCTGGTTATCCATTCCTGATGATCCCAGACCTCGCTAACCTCAGTAACCTTGGTAACCCTTACCTTACCAATGGAGCCCTTTCTCCCGGAGCCAGGACG tacTTACAGATGCAGTGGCCCCTCCTGGATGTACCTGGAAGTGCAGCTCTCAAAGACCCCCGCTCTCCCACCCCAACTCACATG TCTAATAAGGTACCAGTGGTGCAGCACCCCCACATGTCCcacatgtcccccctgctgtccTACAGTCCTgaccccttcccccccaggaccccccctcctcacctctctccggACACCGCAG ggATCTCCCGGACGCCTCACCCAGCCGAATTGTCGCCCtactaccctctctctcccgggaGCATGGCCCAGATCCCTCACCACCTGGGCTGGCT gCAGGGCCAGTCGATGTACTCTCTCCCCGGCGGGAGCTTCAGACCCTCCTATCCCGCAGCGCTCGCCATGAACGCCTccatgtccag CCTGGTGTCCAGTCGCTTCTCCCCCCACCTGGTCCCGCCCCCCCAGTCGTCCATCCCCCACCCGGCCATCGTCACCACGGCGATCAAGCAGGAGCCCCGAGACGGCAACCAGCACGG GAAGAGCGTGTCCCCGGcccagaaggagaaggaggaggagaagaggcctCACATCAAGAAGCCCCTGAACGCCTTCATGCTGTACATGAAGGAGCAGAGGGCCAAGGTGGTGTCAGAGTGCACCCTGAAGGAGAGCGCCGCCATCAACCAGATCTTGGGCCgccgg TGGCACTCTCTGtccagagaggagcaggccaaGTACTACGACCTGGCCCGCAAAGAGAGGCAGCTCCACTCTCAGCTCTACCCTGGCTGGTCAGCCAGAGACAACTAC gggaagaggaagaagaggaagagggataaCAAGTGTGATTCTGCTCTGCCCGACG accCCACAGAGCACTTCTCCCCGCAGCCCAAGAAGTCCTGCGTGTCGTTCGGCTCTCAGGAAAAGCAGAGCGCCTCGCACGCTCACCCCCACCTGAcgcacacccacctctcccagGCCAGCCCCGCCTCCTCGCTGGACTCGCCGGCGACGCCCACCACGGCGCTGGCCTCGCCGGCGGCGCCGGCGCCCACCCACACCGAGCACACGCACGCGCCGAGCCACGGCGAGCACGTGCACGCCGAGCaggtccagcccctctccctcaccaccaaGCCCCACCGCCCGCACAGGGACGTACACTTGCAGCCCCAAAGCCACGCTCAGTCTCACGCGCTCCGCGCCGGCAAGCCCTCAGGtcatacctcctcctccccctcctcctctcacccctcctactccccccagataggctcctcctcctcctccagcagcaagactcctcccctcctctcccgtccGTTCGccttcccccccgccctggCCCCGCCTCCGAGCTCCCTCCACCAATCGGTGCTGAGCTCCCAGCGTGCCTTAACGCagtcccagcccctctctctggtCACCCGAACCAATCACTGA
- the casp17 gene encoding caspase-7 has protein sequence MWKAMSRGEKEVNRAVLVSVETFDPGVELSRRPGAGRDTKRLHRVLRKLGFKVDIHSDLTAREIYALFQKESKKTVEGCFLAVFSTHGEEGCVFGADGEPVRLSRIFSYFNNPHMEGKTKMFFIQACRGHELDAGVEVETDAAGSEDTEDTFAQYQSIPIDTAVMYATVPGYAAFSHPLGAVFLQTLCDLLEEEGGRGLELTRLTTRLSHRVAFRFQAKGRHLAGKKEMPCLVSRLTRDVFPFAEPGKECEEKGLSTTSLVSTDNIRPRKHSIS, from the exons ATGTGGAAGGCTATGAGTCGCGGTGAGAAGGAGGTAAACCGGGCAGTACTGGTGTCCGTGGAAACGTTCGACCCTGGAGTTGAGTTGTCCAGGAGACCAGGAGCCggcagagacacaaagagactcCACCGCGTTCTGAGGAAGCTCGGCTTCAAAGTGGACATACACTCTGACCTCACCGCCCGGGAGATCTACGCACTCTTTCAGAAAG AGAGCAAGAAAACAGTGGAGGGCTGTTTCCTGGCGGTGTTTTCGACGCACGgagaggaagggtgtgtgttCGGAGCGGACGGGGAGCCAGTCAGACTGTCTCGCATTTTCAGCTACTTCAACAACCCACACATGGAGGGCAAGACCAAGATGTTCTTCATCCAG GCATGTCGAGGACATGAGTTGGACGCTGGGGTCGAGGTGGAGACCGATGCGGCAGGAAGCGAGGACACGGAGGATACCTTTGCGCAATACCAGTCCATTCCCATAGATACAGCCGTGATGTACGCCACAGTACCAG GCTACGCAGCGTTCAGTCACCCCCTGGGCGCTGTCTTCCTCCAGACTCTCTGTGacttgctggaggaggagggggggcgtggCCTGGAGCTAACCCGCCTCACGACACGCCTCTCCCACCGCGTAGCCTTCAGGTTCCAGGCCAAAGGTCGACATCTGGCCGGGAAGAAGGAAATGCCCTGCTTGGTTTCACGGCTGACGAGAGATGTGTTCCCGTTCGCTGAGCCAGGGAAGGAGTGTGAAGAAAAAGGGCTCAGTACCACGTCATTGGTCAGCACAGACAACATCAGACCTCGGAAACACTCCATCAGTTAG
- the dusp11 gene encoding RNA/RNP complex-1-interacting phosphatase isoform X1 codes for MRYKPSFLLHRLLVATYSDVSTSYRTGKHIQMPPTNKNGIPDRWLDYKAVGKKIPGTRFIAFKVPLKQSLNRHVQSSDVFGPKELLTALSKEKQELGLIIDLTYTTRYYKPVDLPDSLFYLKIFTAGHEVPCDPTILSFKRAVRKFLQDNADNEKLIGVHCTHGLNRTGYLVCRYLIDVDGLDPKQAIKLFNSARGHAIERENYLKDLQSGPKRSNQGMDESEQEPIRGQAGSTPPWEREQHGNYNCHRSVPFHQRGMNHQQPRTLHSSLRPPPLLPPPQHHRPRHPPPLIPPSIPGMWSPIPRYQWRPQAQSESAWWRQSPQPDHQYGGSRHENGRGRGFHPQEERRRGPFPPPSAPPYPLLPRYSSEGFRGSGSSSHNPRSEERDEPRRKSQHRHRHHDRT; via the exons ATGAGATACAAA CCATCATTTTTACTCCATCGACTTCTAGTTGCTACATACAGTGACGTATCAACTAGTTACAGAACtggtaaacatatacagatgCCTCCAACGAATAAAAACGGGATTCCGGACAG GTGGTTGGACTACAAGGCCGTAGGCAAGAAGATTCCCGGGACTCGGTTCATTGCTTTCAAGGTTCCCTTGAAACAG TCGCTGAATCGCCATGTTCAGAGTTCTGACGTGTTTGGTCCCAAGGAGCTGCTGACTGCTCTtagtaaagagaaacaggagttGGGCTTGATTATAGACCTCACCTATACCACACGCTACTACAAAccagtg GATTTACCAGACTCACTGTTCTACCTGAAGATCTTCACGGCTGGTCATGAAGTTCCCTGCGACCCCACAATCCTCAGCTTCAAACGGGCTGTACGCAAGTTCCTACAAGACAACGCAGACAATG AGAAGCTGATTGGAGTCCACTGTACCCATGGTTTGAACCGCACGGGCTACCTCGTCTGCAG GTACCTGATAGATGTGGATGGTCTGGATCCAAAACAGGCTATAAAGT TGTTTAACTCTGCGAGGGGCCACGCCATAGAGAGGGAGAACTACCTGAAGGATCTCCAGTCTGGACCAAAGCGAAG TAATCAGGGCATGGACGAATCAGAGcaggagccaatcagaggccagGCAGGCTCGACCCcgccctgggagagagaacagcacGGCAACTATAATTGTCACCGCTCAGT GCCTTTCCACCAACGGGGGATGAACCACCAGCAGCCTCGGACCCTACACAGcagcctccgcccccctcccctgctcccccccccacagcacCATCGCCCccgccaccctcctcctctcatcccgcCCTCCATCCCTGGCATGTGGTCCCCCATACCCAGGTACCAGTGGAGGCCCCAAGCACAATCCGAGTCGGCGTGGTGGAGACAATCCCCGCAACCAGACCACCAGTACGGGGGGTCCCGGCACGAGaacggcagggggaggggcttccacccccaggaggagaggaggagggggccgtTCCCCCCGCCGTCCGCTCCTCCCTACCCGCTGCTCCCACGCTATTCTTCCGAGGGCTTCCGAGGCAGCGGGTCTAGCAGTCACAACCCTCGCTCGGAGGAGAGGGACGAGCCCAGGAGGAAAAGTCAACATCGCCACCGACACCACGATAGAACTTGA
- the dusp11 gene encoding RNA/RNP complex-1-interacting phosphatase isoform X2, which produces MPPTNKNGIPDRWLDYKAVGKKIPGTRFIAFKVPLKQSLNRHVQSSDVFGPKELLTALSKEKQELGLIIDLTYTTRYYKPVDLPDSLFYLKIFTAGHEVPCDPTILSFKRAVRKFLQDNADNEKLIGVHCTHGLNRTGYLVCRYLIDVDGLDPKQAIKLFNSARGHAIERENYLKDLQSGPKRSNQGMDESEQEPIRGQAGSTPPWEREQHGNYNCHRSVPFHQRGMNHQQPRTLHSSLRPPPLLPPPQHHRPRHPPPLIPPSIPGMWSPIPRYQWRPQAQSESAWWRQSPQPDHQYGGSRHENGRGRGFHPQEERRRGPFPPPSAPPYPLLPRYSSEGFRGSGSSSHNPRSEERDEPRRKSQHRHRHHDRT; this is translated from the exons atgCCTCCAACGAATAAAAACGGGATTCCGGACAG GTGGTTGGACTACAAGGCCGTAGGCAAGAAGATTCCCGGGACTCGGTTCATTGCTTTCAAGGTTCCCTTGAAACAG TCGCTGAATCGCCATGTTCAGAGTTCTGACGTGTTTGGTCCCAAGGAGCTGCTGACTGCTCTtagtaaagagaaacaggagttGGGCTTGATTATAGACCTCACCTATACCACACGCTACTACAAAccagtg GATTTACCAGACTCACTGTTCTACCTGAAGATCTTCACGGCTGGTCATGAAGTTCCCTGCGACCCCACAATCCTCAGCTTCAAACGGGCTGTACGCAAGTTCCTACAAGACAACGCAGACAATG AGAAGCTGATTGGAGTCCACTGTACCCATGGTTTGAACCGCACGGGCTACCTCGTCTGCAG GTACCTGATAGATGTGGATGGTCTGGATCCAAAACAGGCTATAAAGT TGTTTAACTCTGCGAGGGGCCACGCCATAGAGAGGGAGAACTACCTGAAGGATCTCCAGTCTGGACCAAAGCGAAG TAATCAGGGCATGGACGAATCAGAGcaggagccaatcagaggccagGCAGGCTCGACCCcgccctgggagagagaacagcacGGCAACTATAATTGTCACCGCTCAGT GCCTTTCCACCAACGGGGGATGAACCACCAGCAGCCTCGGACCCTACACAGcagcctccgcccccctcccctgctcccccccccacagcacCATCGCCCccgccaccctcctcctctcatcccgcCCTCCATCCCTGGCATGTGGTCCCCCATACCCAGGTACCAGTGGAGGCCCCAAGCACAATCCGAGTCGGCGTGGTGGAGACAATCCCCGCAACCAGACCACCAGTACGGGGGGTCCCGGCACGAGaacggcagggggaggggcttccacccccaggaggagaggaggagggggccgtTCCCCCCGCCGTCCGCTCCTCCCTACCCGCTGCTCCCACGCTATTCTTCCGAGGGCTTCCGAGGCAGCGGGTCTAGCAGTCACAACCCTCGCTCGGAGGAGAGGGACGAGCCCAGGAGGAAAAGTCAACATCGCCACCGACACCACGATAGAACTTGA
- the atp6v1b2 gene encoding V-type proton ATPase subunit B, brain isoform — MAMKALRGMVNGAMNELSLAVTGNKTAASREHALAVNRDYISQPRLTYKTVSGVNGPLVILDHVKFPRYAEIVHLTLPDGTKRSGQVLEVTGSKAVVQVFEGTSGIDAKKTSCEFTGDILRTPVSEDMLGRVFNGSGKPIDKGPPVMAEDFLDIMGQPINPQCRIYPEEMIQTGISAIDGMNSIARGQKIPIFSAAGLPHNEIAAQICRQAGLVKKSKDVMDYSEENFAIVFAAMGVNMETARFFKSDFEENGSMDNVCLFLNLANDPTIERIITPRLALTSAEYLAYQCEKHVLVILTDMSSYAEALREVSAAREEVPGRRGFPGYMYTDLATIYERAGRVEGRNGSITQIPILTMPNDDITHPIPDLTGYITEGQIYVDRQLHNRQIYPPINVLPSLSRLMKSAIGEGMTRRDHSDVSNQLYACYAIGKDVQAMKAVVGEEALTADDLLYLEFLQKFERNFISQGAYENRSVYETLDIGWQLMRIFPKEMLKRIPQSTLAEFYPRDSKH, encoded by the exons ATGGCGATGAAGGCGCTTCGAGGAATGGTGAACGGAGCTATGAATGAGCTCTCTTTAGCTGTCACCGGGAATAAAACGGCCGCTTCCAGAGAACACGCCTTGGCCGTTAACCGTGACTACATCTCCCAGCCGAGGTTGA CCTATAAAACAGTGTCTGGTGTGAATGGGCCTCTTGTGATTCTGGACCACGTGAAG TTCCCCAGGTATGCTGAGATCGtccacctcaccctcccagATGGAACCAAGAGGAGTGGGCAGGTCCTGGAGGTTACTGGGTCCAAGGCTGTGGTGCag GTGTTTGAAGGAACATCTGGTATTGATGCTAAAAAGACAAGCTGTGAGTTTACAGGAGATATTCTGCGCACACCTGTGTCAGAGGACATGCTAG gtcGTGTGTTTAACGGATCGGGCAAGCCTATCGACAAAGGCCCTCCCGTGATGGCAGAGGACTTCCTGGATATTATGG gcCAGCCGATAAACCCCCAGTGTCGTATTTATCCCGAGGAGATGATTCAGACTGGCATTTCAGCCATTGACGGCATGAACAGCATCGCCAGGGGGCAGAAAATACCCATCTTCTCTGCTGCAGGTCTACCACACAACGag atagcaGCCCAGATCTGCCGGCAGGCAGGCTTGGTGAAGAAGTCGAAGGACGTGATGGACTACAGCGAGGAGAACTTCGCCATTGTATTCGCCGCCATGGGCGTCAACATGGAGACAGCCCGCTTCTTCAAGTCGGACTTTGAGGAGAACGGTTCCATGGACAACGTGTGTCTGTTCCTCAACCTGGCCAACGACCCCAC GATTGAGCGTATTATAACACCGCGCCTAGCTCTGACATCAGCAGAGTATCTGGCCTATCAGTGTGAGAAGCACGTCCTCGTCATCCTCACTGACATGAGCTCCTACGCAGAAGCTCTCAGAGAG gtgTCCGCAGCCAGAGAGGAGGTGCCAGGTCGTCGTGGTTTCCCTGGTTACATGTACACAGATCTGGCTACGATCTACGAGCGTGCCGGGAGAGTAGAGGGACGCAACGGATCCATCACTCAGATTCCCATCCTCACCATGCCCAACgacg acatcaCCCACCCCATCCCTGATCTGACGGGCTACATCACCGAGGGCCAGATCTACGTAGACAGACAGCTGCACAACCGACAG ATTTACCCGCCCATAAACGTGCTGCCCTCCCTGTCCCGTCTGATGAAGTCTGCCATCGGAGAGGGCATGACACGCAGAGATCACTCAGACGTCTCCAACCAGCTG tatGCATGTTATGCTATTGGTAAGGATGTTCAGGCCATGAAGGCTGTTGTAGGAGAAGAGGCCCTCACTGCCGACGATCTGCTCTACCTGGAATTCCTGcagaagtttgagaggaactTCATTTCCCAAG GTGCCTACGAGAACAGGAGTGTGTACGAGACCCTGGACATCGGCTGGCAGCTGATGAGAATCTTCCCCAAAGAGATGCTGAAGAGGATTCCTCAAAGCACCCTGGCCGAGTTCTACCCCCGTGACTCCAAACACTAA